Part of the Phacochoerus africanus isolate WHEZ1 chromosome 8, ROS_Pafr_v1, whole genome shotgun sequence genome is shown below.
gccgtgggtgtggccctgagaacgccaaaaaagagaaagagagagagagattcaatTTTACATACAGATGTATAGGTATATgcgtgtatatatgcatacaagctgtagctccgatgggacccctagcctgggaacctccatataccgcgggtgaggccctaaaaagcaaataaataaatacataaaatgaaatagcgATGGAAAAGATTTCTAAAAATCAAGAGAAGGATTTCAGACGCCATGGGCAAGGCCTGtacatcatggcccagcagttagAAGCGTGGTCTCCGGGAGCTGAAAGCCTGACTTGCTTTTGGGCTTTTCCTCCTGTGCATGGCGGGACTGTGGGCATGCTGCTTGGCCTCTCCAAGTCTTCTAGAAGATACTGTGTCCGTCCCTCTCTCTACACTCCTGTATGGATGTGGGCCTAGGGAGCCTCCATATGAGTTTAGGGGTGGGAAGAAagacttggttttgttttgtttgttggccacctggtggcatatggtgttccccagccagggatcagattcgagttgcagctgcagcaacatggccttaacccactgtcccaggccagggatggaactggagctgcGGAGACGCTGCAgctcctgttgcgccacagcaggagctccggAATTAGATTTTACTTTCTGCAGATAGACCCCAGCTTAGAATGATTTAGCTTATGATGTTTTTTCTTTGGGCCTTTATGAGAGCTCTATGCATTCCAGAAGAAACAGCGCTTCATGATTCAAATTTTGATCCTTTTCCTGATGACCCATTAGGGgtgactttctttttgtctttttgtctttttagggctgcacctgaggcatatggagggtccctggctaggggtcaaatcggagctgtagccattggcctatgccagagccacagcaatgccagatctgagccacatctgcaacttaaaccacagttcatggcaccgccgggtccttaacccattgagcgaggccagggatcgaacctagttCCTCACAgctaccagtcagatttgtttctgctgagtcatgacgggaatgTCAGGGGTGACTTTCTTAATGGTGGCCATGCCTGAGGATGATGTCGCCAGGTGCACAGACGGGGGCAGCCATGCGAATTCCAGCGTGCGCATGTGCAGTGATCTATGTGCTGGGCACCAGGCCTCCGTGTCCCAACAGCActgaagctgggggaggggcgggctggaagggggaggggaccCAAGGTCTGCCCTCACTTTTGGACCCTAAAACGCTGTGCAAAGAAGGGGACCAAATGTGGGTAGGTGGTCCTTGTGCTCTGGCAGGCAGCCCTTGAGGTCAGGGGATGGGGGTCCCCCAGGGACCCCCTGGGAATCCcatcctcttctcctttttgttGGGGTGTAGGGGGGAACAGATAATACATCTGGGTCCTTGGAGTGGATTTTGCAAGTTGAGTCAGAAAGGGaaccctttggagttccctggtggctcagcaggttaaggatctggtatggtccCTGTTCTGtcgcagtgtgggtttgatccctggcctgggaacttctgcatgccacaggtgtggccggaaaaaaaaaaaagaaaagaaaagaaaagaaggaaggagggaagggaaggaaaggagggaagggaacacCGGGCCTTCCTTCCCCGCCCACGAGGGAATCTGAGTCCCGCTTCTCTCCCCAAGGTCTCGGAGGAGGGTTCGGCTATGTGGTCGGGGGCATCCACTGGGATAAAACCAGCTTCGGGAGAGCCCTGGGTGGGCAGCTGCGCGTCATCTACATCTTCACGGCCGTCACCCTCAGCATCACCACCGTCCTGACCCTGGTCAGCATCCCCGAGCGACCGCTGCGGCCCCCAGGCGAGAAGAGGACGGTCATGAAGAGCCCCAGCCTCCCgctgcctccctccccgcccGTCCTGTGTGAGGAGGCCGCCGGCCAGCCAGTCCCCGGCCAGACGGCCAGCAGCCTGTACGCCAGCTTCTCCAGCCCCATCTCCCCACTCAGCCCCCTGACGCCCAAGTACGGCAGCTTCATCAGCAGAGACAACTCCCTGACGGGCCTCAGCGAGTTCGCCTCATCCTTCGCCACGTCCAACATCGACAACGTCCTCATCGACTGCTTCACGGGCGGCCCCGACGGCTACCTAGCCATCCCGGGCAGCGTGCCTCGGCCGGGCATCAGCGTCAGCTTTCCCCGGGCCCCCGACGGCTTCTACCGCCAGGACCGCGGCCTCGGGGACAGACGAGATGCTGCCCTGGCCACCGGCCCCAACGGAGATGTGCTCCAGGTGGGCTCGCTGGACACCTCCAAGCCGCGCTCGGCCGGGATCCTGAAGAGACCCCAGACCCTGGCCCTCCCGGATGCGGCCGGGGGTGGTGGCTCTGACACCAGCAGGCGGAGAAACGTGACCTTCAGTCAACAGGTAAAAGCAGCTACGGGGGAGCGGGGAGCAAGGGTCAGTGAGACGACACGGAGGGAACTTCCCGGCCCATCCAGGCGTATGGGTGGGAACGGCCTTGGCTCTACTAGATGGGCCTCAGGGACGTGGTCTCGGAGGGGCGGGTGCAGGGTTCCTGGGCCCAGCGTCACCCTGCAGatgctgcttttatttatttatttgtttgtttgtttatttatttatttattttgggcttttgggggctgcacctgtggcatatggaagttcccaggctaggggtcgaattggagctacagctgccagcctacaccacagccacagccacgccagatccttgtcgcatctgtgacctacactacagctcatggcaacactgggtccttaacccactgaacgaggccagggctcaaacctgtgccctcgtggatgctagatgggttcgttaaccactgagccacaacgggaactccacagggaGGCTCTTTTCAACCCTTACGTTGGTCCAGAGGCAACTCGGGCTGGAATGTGCCTGTAGTGAGTTTGTCACAGCCCCACGTGTATTTGGGTCACCTCTCGTCTTTTCTTGGCTATGTCCATGGCCCATGTGGGCTGGGTGCGTCCAGGGCCAATGAAGCTAAGTCTTCCTGAAGGACGGAAGCAAAGCGTCAGCCCCGGTGGATGTTTCtaggcctccccccacccctccaggtgGGCAGCCTCAACCAACCCAAGTAACTCTGGATCTGAAAGGGCACTGGCGTGTTCTGGGAAGGTAGAGAACCTTCTGGAAGGTGGTCTGTGTGGGGCTGTAGCAGCTTTCAGAGTCTGTGATCTTGAAGAGGTGACTTTACATGAAAGAAAGTTACTCTCTTGTTTGAATTAGACACAAGGggagggttcccgttgtggcacagcagaaacgaatccaactaagaaccgtgaggttgcaggttcaatccctggcctcgctcagggggttaaggatccggcgttgccgtgatctgtggcataggtcacagacatggcttggatcccacgttgctgtggctgtggtgtaggccggcaactacagctccgattagacccccatagacctccatatgccgtgggtgcggccctaaaaagacaaagtaatacataaataaaaaaatttttaaagtagacATAAGAGCTCTGTGCCCAccgccccacctccccacccctggccctcaGGGGCGTGCAGGGGAACTTCCTGAGCAGGAATCCCGTGACCTGGGTTCAGCCCGCACAGCCCCCAGGGAGGCAGTTTTGGGGGCAGGTCACCTGGACGTGCCCCTTGGACGTGGACACCACGTGCTCACCTGGCCCTCAGTCAGGCGTCCCCTCCAGGCCTGGAAGACCACCTGGTTTCGTGGGAGGCCATCCGGAGACTTTGGGAGCTGGCTGCTCATGTTCGCTTCATTGCTCGACCCTGAAACACAACTGGGCCTTCTTTGCGTTGTGGCCAGTAGGTCTTAGAGCCACCCTTAGGTTGTCTTCATCTCAATGCCATCCCACCTGAAGGATGCTCTCTGCCAAGGTGGGTGCTGCTCCTACACATATCCAGGGGCCCCCAGGGCAGCATCGATGAGCTCAGGTCTGAAGGGTTTGAAGAACCAAACGCCACTGCAGGGCTAGGAATCCCACCACTGGCCAAGGAAAGGGATTTCTCTAAGTGCTCAGGTCAAGGGCATGGCCACGCCCCTTCTTGGTGACAGCAGGGCAGCTTAGCAGGCCTTCCATCAATACAGGGGTCATCCTATCCTTTTCCCCAAATTCCAGCTGGCCTCTGGATACAGTTCTTAAATTACGGTGGAACATCTCTTTTGAATCCTTTGTAAAATTTCCATTCTCAACAGTTCTCGGAGGAAAGTAAAAACCatgagctaggagttccctggcggctcagtgggttaaagatccggtgtggtcactgctgtgacacaggttcagtccctggcccaggaacttcctcatgccgtgggtgtggccaaaaaaaaaaaaatcacaagcaaAATATAAACACATCCAGGCTCGGGGGGACATAGGTGTCccggctggcctgggaaccagcaTCATGGGCCATTGACTTCATTTTAATATCTCCCCCCCCCAATGTCCAGGTTCTGACCCAGCATCAGCTCCTGCGTGGAGCCAGAGCGAAGTACCTTCGATTCTCTTGAGACACCTAGCAACTAGTTCCAAAGCGACTAGTTCACCTGGCTGGTGTCTGCGCCCCCAGCCCAGGCGGGGGGATGGTGGGGTGAGGCCAGTACGCCAGGGAGAGCAAGGCAGCATTTCCCCCGAGCCCTGCTGGCTTGGTGCTGGTGACTTGGGGCAGCCTGCATGTACTCCCTTGGCAACCCCCGTGTGTGGGTAGGAGTCCACCTGTTTCAGAGAGAACTTTGAACAGATCCCTAGTCACCTTGGAATCAACCTCCTTTGTCCTCTGTCATGGCCAAGACAGGACCCCATGAGGGCTGGATTGCAACTGACATCTCCCACATTTATTCACCTTTGCAAATTATTCAGTTACTCCCTGTGGCCGAAAGGCAGGTACCTGGAAGGGAAATTCTGTTCTCAGCTGTGCCCACCTCTGAAGAGCTGCCCTCATGCTGTCTGTCTGAGCCGGTGGTGCTGGTGCCTGGGTCCCCGTCCAGGGAGAGCCGCCCCTCGCAGCCACCGGGCTTGTGTTTCTGATCCGCTTTCTCATCGACGGCAAAGCTCCACTTCCGTGGGGTGTCCGGGGCTCGACGCTCTGACAAGGGACTCTGGGGGCCTCCCTTCCAGGTGGCGAACATCTTACTGAACGGCGTGAAATACGAGAGCGAGCTGACCGGCTCCAGCGAGCCGTCAGGGCAGCCTCTGTCCATGAGGCGCCTCTGCTTCACCATCTGGAACATGCCCCGGGCCCTGCGCCACCTCTGCGTCAACCACTTCCTGGGTGAgccaccccccatcccccgccgCCGTGTGCGGGTCGTGCCCACTGGGGTGGCCCTGCCTGAGGGGGCGGGGCTCTGACCCAGGCCTGGGGGGGTGCCCTGAGCCTCCCGTCCCAGGAGGCCTTGCCCATCCACCCAGGCTCCCCAGACACCAGCAGGGGCAGGACGTGGGGGGCGCGAGGGGCTTTTCTCTAGGAAGAGCCCAAGTTAAACAGGTGTTCCCAAGAGCAGCCTGTCCTCAGGGCCAGACACCTGGGTCTCCATGGAGCCCAGACCCTCAGGACCAAAAGCTCTTCAGGCGGCTCACAGTTGAGGGGCGTCACTTTTCCATGGGGGGACCTGTGTCTTCAAGCAGTTCGGGCCCTGCTGAGCCTCAGGCTTAGAGCTGAGACGGAAACACGCAGACGTGCACACCGGTAACCCCGGGCTGAGCTCAGTTTCATGGCTTTGCTTCCAGTGACTCCTGAGGGGCCCCAACCTGCATCCCATCCCCATTGGTATCACTTCCCTGGTGGGTGGTTGAATATCTGAGGATGATGAGGAATCTGAGATAGTCTGGGGCTCTCAGACACTGCGGTACGGAAGTCAGAATGCCTTTCCCGAAGGCAGTTTGGCAACTGGCAAGAAGCTTGAAAATGTCCATCGCTTTTATCTCAGTCATTCTGTTTGGTATTCTTTCCAAGGACCCAGTCAGAGGTTTTAGCAGGAATACATGTgcgagggagttccctggtggcctagcagttgaggatctggccctattactgatgtggcttgggttcgatccctggcccaggaacttccacatgccacaagcacggCCCAAATAAGGAAAAGAATACGTGTGTGAGAGAGtgctctggtggtctagtggttaggacgcCGAGCTTTGACCCCTGCGGCCTGGGTTCAAGCCCCGTTCTGGGAACGGAGATCCTCATCTGGCTGCTGCATTCCATGGCctgtgcaacacacacacacacatatagacattGGTTGTTCCTTCCCGCGACATGGCATTCTCACAGCAGCAATAACCCACGACCGGGTTGGGGACAGGTGTAGGCGTCCagcagtgggaggagggagaatcACATTGTGAAATGTTTGCTGCTGCTAACATGAGGCTGTTTAGGAAGCTCCCTCGTGGTGCACAgcgtggctgtgcctgcagtgcaggcgggcagctgcagctccaagttgaccccccagcctgggagctcccttaggccgcgagtgcggccctgaaaagaaaaaggaaaaaaacaaagtaggacACCTGCCCAGATTTAGCAGTGGGGAAGCTAGACGTCATCCCTTCTTTAAGGTTGGAGCCCACAGCCCTCCTGGGCCGCGTGGATGGGACCGCCCGCTggctgggggggctgggggggggcgggtgccAGCGCCGGCCCCATGGTCAccgcccttctccctccccagggtGGCTCTCCTTCGAGGGGATGCTGCTCTTCTACACGGACTTCATGGGCGAGGTGGTGTTTCAGGGGGACCCGAAGGCCCCGCCCGCGTCGGAAGCCTATCAGAAATACAGCGGCGGCGTGGCCATGGGCTGCTGGGGGATGTGTATCTACGCCTTCAGCGCTGCCTTCTACtcaggtgctgggggtggggtggggggggtggggtgggtgggggtgggcggggttCTGCAGGTGGCTGGGGTacactctggggtgggggggggcgtctTTACACCTGCACGCCGCTTCCTGCTTTGAGGGGAGACAGGGtttctttgtctgtcttattCAGCAACCTGTCAGGGTcgggggtcaggggtcaggggtcagcTGCCCTGCCCTGTGCGGCGGCGGGGTCTGTATCCAGACCTGAGCAAGCTGCAGGCCAGAGAGGTTCGGGTCCGCCAGCAAGGGCCGAGTGGGGCCCCAGGACGAACCACCTGGTCCCCCCCGACCCGGCGTGGCTGTGCGGTGCACCAGCTCCCTGAGTCCTTCCGTGTCACTTCCTGGGGCAGCTGGTCCAGAGCAGAGAGTAGAGGGGCGGGGGGTGTTGTAGGGGGGAGACCGTAGAGAACACAagacaggtgggggagggggagggcagtcTCAGATGACCTTGAGGTTTGACCCTGGCTGGCCCAGGGCACTGTGCTCAAAGCCTGCGGGGCCAGCAGCCCCCAGACGGAATCTCAGGGGTCGGCCCACGTTTTCTGTAGGAGGCCCGGGAGTCCAGCCTTCGGGCCTTTCAGGCCACAGTCTCTGCTGGGGCCACTTGGCGCTGCCCTCGTGGCGGCCGAGACGTCATGAGTGGTCATGGCCGAGTTTCAGTAAAACGTCACTGCCCTTCCCCTGGATTTGGATTTGGCCTGATGTTCACGTGGCGCAGTCACCTTCTTTGGGTTTGTCTTAactatttaaaatcataaaaagccATTCTTCGATGCCAGCCTTGCGAAAACAGGCAGGAGGCTGGACTCGTCCTCAGAGATGCGGATCGTGGAcccctgttttgctttttgcccCGTTAGCGAGTTCCAGCTCCACTGTCCAGGGCCACGTCCAGAGAGAGCAGTAATAAGGAATTCCTCGGCTCTCTCTAGCAGACCCCTGGGCATTTGGTTTTCCCCCAGCTGGTGGCACCggggcacgggggggggggggggggggcagggcattTGACTTCAGAAGCGGGTGCTGGGCGGAATCTGAGTGGCCAGGCCCCTCAGGGGACCTGTTGTGGTCCTTGTGTCAGGCGAGGGGCAGAAGCCTTACGACCAGGGCAAGAATTCACGGTTTAGCTCAAACCCCTTCTACGTTCTTGAGCATCTCTGGTTTTTCCACCCATAGACCCCTTCACCTGCAGCAGCACCTGGAGGCCTGGCCCAGGCCACCCCAAGTCCAGACAGCCCCAGCAGCCCCCCCTCAGCTCCCTGGGCCCCCTCGAGGGTCTCCCGGTCAAGGGCAAGGTGCCTGCCGGCCtcgggggaaactgaggcccggggCTATGGGTTGGGGTGACActagccccctgcccccacagccaTCCTGGAGAAGCTGGAGGAACACCTCAGCATCCGCACGCTCTACTTCATCGCCTACCTGGCCTTCGGCCTGGGGACCGGGCTGGCCACCCTGTCCAGGAACCTCTACGTGGTTCTGTCCCTCTGTGTCACCTACGGGATTTTGTTCTCCACCCTCTGCACGGTGCCCTACTCGCTGCTGTGCGACTACTACCAGAGCAGGCAGGTGAGTGCCCGGCGCCGCGGCAAGGGCACCGCCCGCCTCCGGGAGAGGCGGCACCTGAGCGGGGTCCGGGTGTCACCGCCCAGggttcttggcctccttaatcaatagaaattggtaAGAGGCCAGTGAGAGGTTCAGGCAAGGCTTTTCTGGGGCACCGATCGCTCCCcgccaggggtgggtggggggtgggttgcGGGGGGAGCGGGTTCCGTCTACGGGGAGCAGAGGGCGGCACAGCCAGCGGACACCCCATGTCTttaggggagagggaaggggagcagCCCTGCGCATTCGGATTAGCATCGTCTGAAGACAACGTGAGAAAGCCTCGGTCTCCCTGGGCCCGTGGGGCGGGGGCCACGGGTCCCTCGGCTGGTCCGGCTGATGCGGGTCTCCTGGGTCAGTTCGCAGGGTCCAGCGCGGACGGCACGCGGCGGGGCATGGGTGTGGACATCTCTCTGCTCAGCTGCCAGTACTTCCTGGCCCAGATCCTGGTGGCCCTGGTCCTGGGGCCCCTGACGTCGGCTGTGGGCAGTGCCAACGGGGTGATGTACTTCTCCAGCCTCGTGTCCTTCCTGGGCTGCTTGTACTCCTCCCTGTTTGTCGTCTATGAAATCCCTCCCAGCGACGCGGCCGCCGAGGAGCACCAGCCCCTCCTGCTGAACGTCTGAGTTGCGGAGCCACGGCAGGGGTCAGAGGCAGGCCAGCCAGCCCAAGGGCCCTGGGGCACACGGGACAGGCCTCCTGTTGGGATGTAAATATGTGACAAAACAATAAACAGCGGCAGCAAAGCCTGtggtttctagttgtggctcCGAGAGGTGAGAGGCCCCCCCATGGAACTGGGCCACACGCCATGGAGACTGGGGGATGGGGCTGTAGGAACCATTTACACGCACGTGCATAACCAGCACCCATTTtgcacccctcccacccctgccccccaaccctgaAGACATCTGGCAACGTCtgaagatatttttggttgtcagaaCTCAGGTGGGTGCTGCTGCTGAGTGATGCTGTAAGCATCCTGCTGTGCACAGGGCAGCACCTCCAGCAGAGAATtaattatccagccccaaatcTCCACACTGCTGGGTGGAGAGGGCCTTGTCTGCACCTTGCATCTCAGACCAGAGGTAGAGCATGCAACGCTTTGGGGTCAGAAGGCCTCATACCCATTCATTtgcccactcattcattcattcattcattcattctcccatccatccatccatccacacatccatccatccatctatccacacatccatccaaccatccatccatccacccatccatccacacatccatccatccatctatccacacatccatccatccatccatccacacatccatccatccatctatccacacatccatccatccatccatccatccatccatccatccatccatctatccacacatccatccatctatccatccatccatccatccatccatccacacatccatccatccacacatccatccatccatctatccacacatccatccatccatccatccacacatccatccatccatctatccacacatccatccatccatccatccatccatccatccatccatccatctatccacacatccatccatccatccatccacacatccatccatccatccacacatccatccatccacacatccatccatccatctatccacacatccatccaaccatccatccatccatccatccacacatccatccatccatccatccacacatccatccatccatccatccacacatccatccatccatccatccatccatccatccatccatccatccacacatccatccatccatctatccacacatccatccatccatccatccatccatccacacatccatccatccatctatccacacatccatccatccatctatccacacatccatccatccatccatccacacatccatccatccatctatccacacatccatccatccatccatccatccatccatccatccatccatctatccacacatccatccatctatccatccatccacacatccatccatccacacatccatccatccacacatccatccatccatctatccacacatccatccatccatccatccacacatccatccatccatctatccacacatccatccatccatccatccatccatccatccatccatctatccacacatccatccatctatccatccatccatccatccatccatccacacatccatccatccacacatccatccatccatctatccacacatccatccaaccatccatccatccacacatccatccacacatccatccatccatccatccacacatccatccatccatctatccacacatccatccatccatccatccatccatccatccatccatccacacatccatccatccatctatccacacatccatccatccatccatccatccatccacacatccatccatccatccatccatccatccatccatccatctatccacacatccatccatccatctatccatccatccatccatccatccatccatccatccatccatccatccacacatccacCCTACATATACCCGTCAAGGACCCTGGGAGTGGGAGGCAGTGGTAGGTGCTAGGGATGCAGCTTGATGCTGGGGAGCAACAAGTCTCCACTCTCATGAAGTTGATGTGAGAGGAGAGACAGATAATACACTGATTTCTAGGCCTGAGAATGACACGCCAGATGAACGTGAGCAGGAGGATGGAGCGATGGGGTTGGGAGCGAGCTGGCCTAGGGAAACGGGGTTGGTGTGTTCAAGGGAGCACGTGCCCAGACTGTGAAATGCCTGGTAAGGGGGGACCTCCAGAAAGTGGAGCCAGTGCCCCTGGAGAACATGCATCCTGCCTTTGGACTTGACCCACCCACCTGTGCCCACCATCTTCCAGTGCCCATTTATGGGTCTGGATGAATCTCCGACTGCTCGTGGGTGTCAGGACCCTTTGCCGTGGGTGTCTTGGCACCTTCCATCACTCGACGCCATGAGAGGCAGGGCCCCCATCTGGAGCAGCAGTTGGGCCCTCCCCGTGCTGGGAGTGCCAGCTGTGCACAGAGGGGAGGGACACGGCCCGTCACCGTCGTACCCTCACCGCATGCTCCCTGTGCTGGGAGGACATACAGGACCCACTGACCACAAGCCTCGAACAAGCGACGGGGGTCCAGGGCTCCCCACCAGCCTCTGAGCATAGTCTGGTTTAAGGGCAGCTAACGTGTCCCGCCATCCTGCCCTGAGAGGGCGCCTGTGCGGGAGACGTGGCCACCTCCCCACCTGGGCCACCGCCTTCTCACCTCGCCTGTGGCTCCCCCCAGGCCACTGAGGAAGCCCCGTGAGTCCCCTCCCCACG
Proteins encoded:
- the SLC45A1 gene encoding proton-associated sugar transporter A, with the translated sequence MIPPASSAPPGEALFPALAPQDFWRPPIAGYSGSVTQHISHRANNFKRHPKRRKCIRPSPPPPPNTPCPIELVDFGDLHPQRSFRELLFNGCILFGIEFSYAMETAYVTPVLLQMGLPDQLYSLVWFISPILGFLLQPLLGAWSDRCTSRFGRRRPFILVLAIGALLGLSLLLNGRDLGAALADTASDHKWGILLTVCGVVLMDFSADSADNPSHAYMMDVCSPADQDRGLNIHALLAGLGGGFGYVVGGIHWDKTSFGRALGGQLRVIYIFTAVTLSITTVLTLVSIPERPLRPPGEKRTVMKSPSLPLPPSPPVLCEEAAGQPVPGQTASSLYASFSSPISPLSPLTPKYGSFISRDNSLTGLSEFASSFATSNIDNVLIDCFTGGPDGYLAIPGSVPRPGISVSFPRAPDGFYRQDRGLGDRRDAALATGPNGDVLQVGSLDTSKPRSAGILKRPQTLALPDAAGGGGSDTSRRRNVTFSQQVANILLNGVKYESELTGSSEPSGQPLSMRRLCFTIWNMPRALRHLCVNHFLGWLSFEGMLLFYTDFMGEVVFQGDPKAPPASEAYQKYSGGVAMGCWGMCIYAFSAAFYSAILEKLEEHLSIRTLYFIAYLAFGLGTGLATLSRNLYVVLSLCVTYGILFSTLCTVPYSLLCDYYQSRQFAGSSADGTRRGMGVDISLLSCQYFLAQILVALVLGPLTSAVGSANGVMYFSSLVSFLGCLYSSLFVVYEIPPSDAAAEEHQPLLLNV